The DNA region CCCACCTTTTCCTGTTCTCATGGGGTGATCCGAAGTGGTTATGCTTTGTGGCAATATTTTTTGCAATCTTCTTATGTGCCGGCATTGGGCCTGCCCCATCCTTTACTGCCTTTATTCTCAAGGCCTCAAGTGTCAGCCCTATTTCCAAGTCGAGGTTACGCTTGCAGCCTACATCACAGGCGCCACACAATGGGTCAGCATAGATGATCTCCAGGAGCTTGTCAGTCCACTTAAGCCTTCCTTCTGCTATTGCGGTGCCTATCCTCATCTTTCCAAAGGCGCCATAAGCGTCAAAGTCATTCCAGGTGTTGCTGGGGCACCTCGTGGAGAACTTAATCCCCGGCATATAGGTGTGTTCAACCCAATAGCATCCCTTGCACTTAATGCACCGGCTCATGTCGTAGACAAAGTTGTCTAAATTTGTTACATCTAAACTTACTTTCTTTTTTGGTGTATCATAGCGATCTTTTGGCATCTCATCCTCCTTAGAAGCACAAATTTCCAGGGTTCATAATATTCTTCGGGTCAAACACCCTCTTTACCCGCTTCAATGTCATCGTATAATTAGCAGCACGATCGTATATTATAGGAGCCAGCTCACCGTATGGCCTTGTAAAGAAAGCCCCTTCATTTAACATAGCCATTGCTGCGTCACGGTAAAGTTCAGCCACAAAGCCTTTTTCGTGAGCATTCTCAGGGTCATAGAAAAAGCTGAACTCAACCTGGCAGGCACGGTTATGCTCTATGGGCTGGATGTAGCTCCCGATATCAGTTATAGGGTAACCGTATCTGGCAGCCACCATTTCCATAATATCCATAAATATCGGTACCTTGTTCGGTTTGGTAATAAAGAAGAGGTTCTGACATCCGCCTTTCATACGGTTTTTCCAGTATGGAACATCCGTTGGCCATGGCGCCCTCAGCATTGGTAAAAGTTTTCTCCCCAGGCCTGGAAAGCCAGGAAGGTTGTCTATAAGGGCCAACTTCGGGAATTCGTTTTTTAATACCTCCTTAAGAAGTTTCTCCTCGTATGCTATCTTTTCCTCGGGGCGCCTTAAAAGCCCGCTTATAACTAAAACGAGCGTCCATGGTGGGAGTTCCACACACAGCTTATCAAAATCTTCAGGCATCTTATCCGCCATGATTGCAGCAAGGTCCACGTTATTCAAAAGAACGCATTCCTGGCCTATTCTCCGCGGCAAGATCCTGTAAAGGAATTCTATAGCGTAAGGCACGTCATCAACGGGTGCAAAAAAGATCTCGTCTATCCTTGGAATCGATTCAATCTTCA from Pseudomonadota bacterium includes:
- a CDS encoding FAD-binding oxidoreductase, encoding MGIKNELAKILGKDYVSDKREELVGYSRDHSLLPPGMPDAVVWPGNAQEVGKIVTWCNEKNIPIVPVSSKVHFHGSTIPKQGGIVVDLARMNKILEIDEANRLVRFEAGVTWKQLVTELGKKGMRVIMPLLPHRDRSVLTDTLEREVPTNTVYDYGEPMQSIEVVWPTGEVFRCGSASVNGFPESKSRGANPSGPGLDFYRFVQGAQGTMGIVTWASLKIESIPRIDEIFFAPVDDVPYAIEFLYRILPRRIGQECVLLNNVDLAAIMADKMPEDFDKLCVELPPWTLVLVISGLLRRPEEKIAYEEKLLKEVLKNEFPKLALIDNLPGFPGLGRKLLPMLRAPWPTDVPYWKNRMKGGCQNLFFITKPNKVPIFMDIMEMVAARYGYPITDIGSYIQPIEHNRACQVEFSFFYDPENAHEKGFVAELYRDAAMAMLNEGAFFTRPYGELAPIIYDRAANYTMTLKRVKRVFDPKNIMNPGNLCF